The window AATAAGTTTGTCTCCTTGAAAGCTTCAATTAGTTCTAATATGTTTATAGTGCTTAGTTAGTTTTGTCTTTGTCCTCAATGGGATTCCTAGTCTAAAGTTGAACCGACTTTCTTCCAACATGGTATGATTTTGTACAATGTGGTATATTTTTTGACCTTATTCCACCATGGCATTTCTCACCCTCCAACTAACTGTTATGGAAGGGCTGGAAGTGTCTACTTATAATTTGTTAGGGGCTTATTGTAACTAAATACATGATTAGGGGCTTGATAGCCAAAACCATTAAAATTCAAGGGCCTTAATTAAGTAGCCTTACTCCTAGTGCACCTTAAGAAGATTATGATTCCGTTTACATTAGTTTGATTCAAAATCtgggaaagagaggaagaaaaaggaaacatgaaaaaaaaacaaaatcaacaATGGGTGAATGAATGAAGCATAACCAAAAAGGAAAAGCAAATTGCCAAATAAAATATATCTATTCTGAATATTTTCATGTCTTATTTTTTAGCTTTTGCTCCCCTTTACAAATTCTTTATTGAGCGATTGTTGAGTTAATCTAggtctatgttgcacggaaactctttttCATTAGCATTTCCGCGTTTCGTGCCCGTTTCCGTTTCTTTTCCGTTTTCCATTACCGTTCCTAGCTTATTTTTCAGCTTTTGCTCCCCTTTACAAATTCTTTATTGAGCGATTGTTGAGTTAATCTAGGTCTATGTTGCACGaaaactcttcttcattagcATTTCCGTGTTTCGTGTCCGTTTCCATTACCGTTTCTGTTTCTTTTCCGTTTCCATTATCTTATTAGCTAGCTTGTAATGGTATCAATAGGATcgataaaatgtttttttttttttttttttttttttcctacttTACAGAAAGGGTCAATTTTGTTCATCAGGTAATTCTCTTGTATTACTAttgttgaattaatttcaatttgGATTGTAATCGAAGTAAATCATTTAATTGTCAGTTGTTTAGATGCTGGCCCATCTGTTATCTTACCTAATTAATTGTCCTATTTTAAACTGACTTAATAGTTAATAGGTTATACGCAATTTGCTATATTAGAATAAGGCTAGAAGTTTTTTTGGTCATTTTCAGTGCAAATGGGTAAGAATGATGTATTTTGATGTATGTAAAAGCTAAaaagctatgttgcacggaaacagaAATGAGCATCGAAGTGGATACCGGGAAATGATATTTCTAAAATATAGCCTTCAAATGGAAACGGAAATTGAAATGGATAGGGAGAAAGACACGAAACTCATACAAGCTATTAAAGAGGAGTGTCCGTGAAACATAGCTAAAAAGTTATATTCGTAACATTTCCATTCTATCACCTGAGTAGTTGTGTTCTTTTCCCTTAAAACTCTACAATATCTTATGCTGCTGTAATAAACAAATTGCAACAGAGATGAACTTGCTAAATGTCCGCTAACCATATGCTGGATTGGATTAGTTTCCATTTTGCTTGgagttgagaaaaaaaaaacattatatgcTGGATTGTGGGCTAGTTTCCCCTTTTCCtggaattgagaaaaaaatattacatgGACTTGACTGTTTTTGATAGTTTGAAACCGATTACATTATATGATTATATCTAGATTTCAGTCATTATATAATCAACTTTCTTTCAGTTGTAAGTACTTAAGTTACTATATTTGTTGGCTTGATCAAGTGACTATGCATCCATAAtttaaagggtaattaatttattagtccctatattttgacaaaacacactgtttagtccttgtattttcaaaaacacatggtaaggtccctaacctttttctcagtgaactgtttagtcattccgtctgtttgttagttttttttaccggttatgacttcgaaaatgactaaattaccttttactatttaccttcaaactttagaagaggaaatccaatttagaagaagaagctatttgtatggagaacaagaaaaagaacagacccaatgcttacgaatttgaacgattaagaagaaaatcaagaaaaagaacactcaaagttgatttcagatgcattagagtttaaaggaaaggaaaataaaggaaaagaagaacgcaaatccaaattcactaacaaaatcttcatgagagtctaacggcagggactaaacagttcactgagaaaaacgttagggactaaacagttcatcgagaaaaaggttagggactttatcatgtgtttttgaaaatacagggactaaacagtgtgttttgtcaaaatatagggactaataaattaattaccctaatttAAAGCCACTGTTGTTTGAATATTTTAACTAGCAAGCCTGCCTGCATTAACGTTATTTTGAtgattattttttgttattaaCCATATATTGGGTGAATATGAATCTAGAAGATTCCTCTTCACTCAATTTAAATGATTCAGCTATGTACCTCTCATTTTTCTTATAGTTACTATCGTGGCCTATATTATGCTGCCATATTGGTGGATTATTATGCCACACATTTGGTCAACCTGATTCTCTTCATTATTTATGTGATTGCTGCTATTGGTCATTATGATGCAATGATCAACACCTGTTTTCTTTGCTCCATGATTTACTCTCTTGCTTGCTATTCTATAACATGTGAAATTTTATTGTGTTCATGATAAGATTTGTGAAATTTCTTCATTGGTTTTTATGAAGGTTGAAATGGCTTGGTGGGAAGGCATAAATGAAGCTCGTCTTCTCATTGCACCAAGTAAAGTCCCATTttgctcttttttttcttttctttttctgttcaTGAATTTCTCTTATCATGACATGAACCTAGTCTTTTGCATTGTGTAGATGCAACTGGAGATGATGTAGGCCGTTTATTATCACTCCAACATCCAAAATCAGGTAACAAAAACAAACATGATGGTTCTATTCTACTTTCATTTTTTTCAACAAAATTGCTGTTTATCATGGATTTATTAAGAGTTATCTGCTAGTCTAATCATTAATGTGCCACAAaacatgttttatttatttgttaggGAAGACGACTTGCTATCTCCTTGTAGATGGAGTGCTTCAAGAGCTTCACTATTTCAAGCAATCTTACACGTCATGGTTTATGGGGGACTATGTTTGTGAAGGTAGATATGCATTTTTGAAATGCTTATGCCATTAGTTTTATAAGTATGATCACTGCAAGTTCTACTGTTTCTTTGACCCACAAAGATTTTAAATTTGGTTGTGCTAGATGATTTTTTCCCTTGTTAGTTATTGGACAGCACAAAATTCCATCGTTCTGTTTGATTTATCTTACAATGCAAAGCAGTATATATTCTAATGTGTACAGCCtgatatttgatattttgtcTAAACACAAATAATTTTTCAATGGATATTtttgaaatactatatgatGTTGCTTGTGCTACATATTGGACACTTAATTATTTAGATGAATTATCTTGGTAATTTTAATTCCTCCATTTGACTGAAATATTATGATAGAAGGCTAATTTTATATTGTGAGGCATAAAAAAAGCACCAATTATAAGCTGATTAGCCGGTTATCTGTGCTTATAAGTTATAATTGGTAGAAAGAAGAATAAAGGATAAactaattattttcaaaattttcgCGAAATAAAGGAGGCAGGCATATTTTAAGAAATGATaaaccattttgtaaatttgttgtATATTCTTCATTTCCATTCCATTGACTTCAACTAGCTTAATCATTAATCAGTTTCCTTTTCATATTGTATCTCTCGTTCCCCTTTTTCAGATGGGTGCCTATATTCTGCCACTCCAGTTGATCCTATCTTCATTTTGTTGCCTATTTTTGACGAAGCTAGAATGAAGGTGCACTTCTCATTTTTTGTGCTTATTTAACAATGTGGAATCCAGAACCTGGTTCTTGGACTATTTCATTTGTGGCATGTAATTGTCAGAAGACTTCCAATAACTTGGATCAATTTGTTTGAAGCGTAAAAGCAACTTTAAAATGCAAACTGAAGTAATATGTGGGTCTGGGAATCAGACTATACATATAGAGTTTGTAGTTGATGACATACTGCCACATATTATCATACTTTCTGTTTATAGAAAAACTTTTTATTCCTGAAATGCAGAAGGGGGATGATCCAGGGAAGTTCAGACAGTTAGATGAGATAATCTTTGTTGATGGCTATCCTGGATATCGTCATTTAATGAACATTGCGGAGAAGTGTATGCAAATGGTTTGTGAAATAAAAGGTTGTGGTTGTCAATCATATCTTTTGGTCAAGTGCATGCCATGGAGTAAAATAGTCTCAGCTATATTTTGTTATCGAGGTGTTCGTTTTCCTGAACTGTTATCTAGGTTGTGTTTGTTCTGATGAATAACTGAACCTGTATTAGTTTCTATTTATTAAGGATAGGGTTTTCAGTCAAGATTCTCGATTTCTAGCTGATCGCTTTCTTATTTTATGGCTAAAAGTAGAAAAATCTGAAGCTTGGTAACTGGGAATATTGAGAAGACAAGCATGTTATAGTTGTTAGATTCATTTATCATTTTTAGGAAAATTTAAGCAGTTAAATATATGTTCACAGACACTTGGCAAAGATCCATGTTTATAAGAAATAAAATCCAACATGATACAAAGCAATAGCTTAATATGgaaatgtatttatatattgttTAATACCATTTTATGTTTGTAGTGTTTATTAATACCATCTTCTCCTCTCTCTGTGCAGAAATTGGCTCTTCAAAATTTTTCCGCCTCGATGATTCAAAAGTTCTAGCGTGGTTGTTATGCAAGGTTTGTTTATTCATTTGTATAAACTCGAAGCTTTTCTTATGTGGCAATCTTAGAGCAGCAAAACTTTCAGCTAGTTTGCTTGCAGAAAGGAAGAATTTGTTGCTTCATCAATTTCTTAAGAATACATTGATCTCACTTCTACTTATCATTATCCGACTACATTTTCGGCAAATATTGATGTACTTTACTTACTGTGATTTGATCTAAGAATTGATATCCTTTTCGTTTCTTCAAGGAAGATGTTTCTTACAGTCTTTAATGATAATACAGGTATCCCAATTAAAGCAGACTCTTCCCTCGTTGGACAATAACTACGCTGCTCAAGATGAGAAGGATACATGTTagtaatttcttttttcttttcatcttCTTTTTAATTAGATAATGAAATACATAGGAAACCATGGCAAATAGGATCCCACAAATCAACTTGAAgctgataaaaataaataaatagagtagCGCGGATGGCTTGAACTTTTAAGCACATGAACTTCTTGCTATTGACTTCCTTGGAAAATATATCCAAAAAACGTGTCTTCCTGTGTGAATGCTGGATAGGCAGCAATTTAAACATAATTTGACCTGCAATATAGGTAGAATCTGCAATTTTTACCATTGCTTCCTTAAAAGTTAATTGAGTTTTACCCCATGGAATGGCCAGGTAAGTGACGCCTGCAATCCTTTACGACATCCTCATTCTGTAGGTGTAGCAGCCGGGTTTTCCTCATTAGGTGAGTGTTGGAGAATGCCCGACATAGGTTGGAAGGAATGAAGAAGTGGCTTTAAGTTGCTACGTTTGCTATTTAAAATGTCGTAGGCCATTTTATACCAAGCAACCCATCACAAAAAGACTTCATAGCAATCACTGCTCTGttcttttattgtttattgAAATGTCATTCATATATCCCTAGTATTCGCTTGTTCCAATGCCAAATCTGAGTGTATATTTTATGGCCATCATTAAAGTTCACTCTACTTACTACCTGCTTTCCTTGCGACAGAGAGTTATTATATGCATAGTTGATGTCAAT of the Euphorbia lathyris chromosome 7, ddEupLath1.1, whole genome shotgun sequence genome contains:
- the LOC136234988 gene encoding uncharacterized protein isoform X2: MAWWEGINEARLLIAPNATGDDVGRLLSLQHPKSGKTTCYLLVDGVLQELHYFKQSYTSWFMGDYVCEDGCLYSATPVDPIFILLPIFDEARMKKGDDPGKFRQLDEIIFVDGYPGYRHLMNIAEKCMQMVCEIKEIGSSKFFRLDDSKVLAWLLCKKGRICCFINFLRIH
- the LOC136234988 gene encoding uncharacterized protein isoform X1, with protein sequence MAWWEGINEARLLIAPNATGDDVGRLLSLQHPKSGKTTCYLLVDGVLQELHYFKQSYTSWFMGDYVCEDGCLYSATPVDPIFILLPIFDEARMKKGDDPGKFRQLDEIIFVDGYPGYRHLMNIAEKCMQMVCEIKEIGSSKFFRLDDSKVLAWLLCKVSQLKQTLPSLDNNYAAQDEKDTLTDAVTILGEYLKDEPWLKLLCKHWKLDLTEATNRVQDAATFPTAVENNPPSSGIIQRSEVKPKRSGKKAKVETESKNIREMFTRASRRK